The nucleotide sequence AGAAGAAACTATATTCATTGCATTTGTTATTTGCTTAGAATTATTTATACTATTAATTCTAGCTTTAATTTCTTTCATATTAGATGCCATAATTAGTTCCTTTCATTAATGAACAAAGTCTTTTTTAAATGTTTTAATAAAGTCTTCTAATTCTTCATCAATTTCTTTTGTTATTTCTTTTTCATTAGCTATTTTTCTTAAAATATCTGAAGTAGATTCAATACTTTGTAATAATTCTTCTTCAAAGTTTAATATATCTTCTACATCTATATCATCAACATAACCTTTTGTAACTACATAGAAAGATACTACTTGTTTTTCAACAGGCATAGGCATATATTGTTTTTGTTTCAATATTTCCATTATTCTTTCTCCACGGTTTAATTGATCTCTAGTTGCTTTATCTAAATCTGAACCAAATTGAGCAAAGGCTAAAAGTTCAGTATATTGAGCAAGCTCCATCTTAACTCTTGCTGCAACTTGTTTCATAGCTTTAATTTGTGCTGATCCTCCAACACGAGATACTGAAAGTCCTGCATTTATAGCTGGTCTAAATCCTGAATTAAATAAATCAGTTTCTAAGAATATTTGACCATCTGTAATAGAAATTACATTTGTAGGTATATATGCTGATATATCTCCTGCTTGAGTTTCTATTATTGGAAGAGCTGTTATTGATCCTCCACCTAATTCATCACTAAGTCTTGCTGCTCTTTCAAGTAATCTTGAATGTAGATAGAATACATCTCCAGGATATGCTTCACGCCCAGGTGGTCTTTTTAATAATAAAGACATTTCTCTATAAGCCACTGCATGTTTTGATAAATCATCATATACTATTAAAACATCCTTACCTTGTTCCATAAAGTATTCTGCCATAGCAACCCCTGAATATGGTGCTAAATATTGAAGTGGTGCAGATTCACTAGCTGTTGCTGCAACTATAGTTGTATATTCCATAGCTCCACTTTCTTCTAATTTTCTTTGTATTTGTGCAACTGTCGATCTTTTTTGACCTATTGCAACATATATACAATAAACACCAGTATTCTTTTGATTAATTATCGCATCTATTGCTATAGCTGTTTTCCCTGTTTGTCTATCTCCTATTATCAATTCTCTTTGTCCTCTACCTATAGGTATCATCCCATCTATAGATTTAATACCTGTTTGCATAGGAACTGATACGGGTTTTCTTTCTATTATTCCTGAGGCCACTCTCTCAACTTGCATATATTTTGAAGGAGTTATACCACCTTTACCATCTATAGGCTCTCCAAGTGCATTAACTACTCTTCCTAGCATTTCCTCTCCTGCAGGAACTTTAGCAATATTCCCTGTACCTTTTACTATGTCTCCTTCTTTTATTCCACGTGTTTCTCCAAGTATAACTGCTCCTACACTATTTTCTTCCAAGTTTAGAACCATACCTGTTGACCCATTTGAAAAAGTTAATAACTCTCCAGCCATAGCATTTTCAAGCCCATAAATTCTAGCTATTCCATCTCCAATTTCTACAACTATTCCTACTGTAGAAATATCTAATCTTTTTTTATAGTTTTCTATTTCATCACGAATAATACTACTAATTTCTTCAGGTTTAATTTTCAAGAAATACACCTCCTTTAGTGTTTCATATTATTTATTTGTGTTTTTATGGAACCATCTATAACTTCATCGTTAATTCTTATGATTCCTCCACCTATTATATTTTCATCAACACGATATTGTATAACAACATCACGTGATTTTAATTTCTTTAATTTATCAGATAATCTGTTTTTTTGTTCTTCAGTCAATTCTTTAGGAAATGTTGCAGTTACTATTAATTTTTTATGTTTTTCATAATAAATTTTACTGTATTCACTATAAATTTCCTTAATATGAAGTAATCTATCTTTATCTATTAAATAATCTAATATTTCAAGAGGTTTTTCTTTAACATCTTTATATATCTTATTAATTAATTTTTTCTTTTCCTCTTTATCTATAATAGGATAAGTTAGAAACTTTTTAAAATCTTCATCACTTTTTATATGTTCTAAAAGTAAATTAAGAACTTCAAATATTTCAAATACCTTATCATTTGTTGAAGCAACTTCATAAATGGCCTCTGCATATCTTTTTGAAATAGATATATTATCCATATTATTCACCTACTTCATCAATAAATTTATCTATACTTTTATCCACCATAGATGGATCATTAGAAATATTTTCTTTTATTATCTTCTCAGCAAGTTCAGTTGCCATATCGCTAACTTCTCTTTGAAGTTGTTCTTTGATATTCTCACGTAACTTCAAGATGTCTGATTCAGCTCTCATAAGCATTCTATCTCTAGTAGTTGTTGCATTATCGATAATTTGCTCACGTCTTTCATCAGCTTGTCTTTCTGCTTTTATAATAATATCATTAGCACGTCTTTTAGCTTCTTTTCTAAGTTTTTCATAATTTTGTTTTTGTTCTTCAAGTTTAGTTCTTTCTTCTTTTACTAACTCAAGATCTTTTAAAGCTATTTTTTTTCTTTCTTCAATAACTTTACCAATTTTTTTATAGAAATACTTATGAAAAATATAGACTAATATGAAGAAGTTAATAATTTGAACTATCATCAGTATATCAATAGTTATTAAATTATTTTGTTCCATAATTACCTTCTTTCAATTTATTATGATTTAATTAATGCTAAGATTAATGCAATTATTAATGCAAATATCCCTGTTGACTCAGTTACCGCACACCCTATAAATAGAGTTGACATAATATCTGTTTTTGCTTCTGGCTGTCTTGCTACAGCTTCAACTGCTGCTGCAGTTGCAAGACCTTGTCCAAGTCCAGCTCCTATTCCTCCACATGCTGCAATTCCAGCTCCTAAAAGCGCTGCTGCTTTAATTATTGATGCATCCATCATTGTTCCTCCTTAAATTTATTCTTCCTCTTCTTCCCCTATTAACATCTGTTTAATATACACAGATGATAAAACAGTAAATACAAAAGCTTGTAATATACCAATGAAAAAATCAAGATATACTTGTAATATATTTGGCCAACCTACTGCAAAGCTTAAACTTCCTTTAATTAAATTACCCGTTATAGTAGGTAACACATTAGGCATAACTAAACCATATACAAGCGACATAATTACAAGACCTGCAAACATATTCCCAAATAATCTCATAGAGATATTAATAGGTTTTGCAAACTCTCCTATAACATTTATAGGGAACATAAATACAAAAGGTTCACATAGTTCTTTTATTAGACCCATAACACCCATACGATATATAGCTGCTCCTATAAACATAACAAAAACTACTAATGCTATACCTACTGTAGTATTCATATCCGCTGTTGCTGTTCTGAAAAACGGCTTAATCAAAAGACCCTCTTTAGTATGTTTCCACATAACAACAAACGGGAATAAAAACATAGATATATTAAGTAGTAATATCATAGAGAACATTGCAGAGAAAAATGCCATGAATTTCCCTTTGAATTTTCCATATCCTTCTAAAAATTGATTATTAATAAAGTTGTAATATTCTTCTAATACTAGTTGAAAAAATCCAGGATTTTCAATACTTAAATTTCTTGTTCCTAATATTAGTATTACGATTATAACCAACATTATAACCCATGTATTAAGTATAGTCTGATTAATATTTAATACATAATGTCCTAAAGGTATACTAAAAAATACTTCAGGGGCTTCAATTATTCCCTCAGGTTTTGCAAACACAACTGGTAAAAAAGTAGAAATAAGTCCTAAAAATAGATTAACTATTAATCCCATAAGAAAAATTATACCTATCCAACCTAAAAAACCAATTTTTCTATGCAAATAAATCATCTCCCTTCTGAAGAAACTCTATTTTTAAAATATTGTTCAATATATAGAGAAATTTGAATAGCAAAAAAACCTAATGAACATGCTAAAACATTCTTTAAAGTCTCTGCTTCAAAATATCTTTTACTTAGTTTATAAACAAAATAAAGAGATAATATATATAGAACATACCTTTTAGAGTAATCTATAAACATTGATCCCTTACCTGCTTTTTGGTAAACAACCTTATAAACTGCATAAACTAATAATATATTAGCTAAAATTGAAACAATTATTCCAAATGCTAAGAAAGCAATAGTACTTGAATTAAAAAAAAATGCAATAAGTATAAGTATAATTGCTATTATCAAATTTATTTTGATTATTTTTTTAATTTCAAATTCCATATTACTATCTCCTTTAACTATATACATAAATGATAACACTTTAGAATATTTAAGTCAATAATTTATTATAAATATATAAATTTTTATTTCAAATTTTTTCATTTTTTTCAAAATTTTTCAAAAATAAAAAAGTTAAATTTCTTCTCTATTTATCTATATTATTATCACTTAATATATGTGTTATATGACATAGGTTCTTTTAATAATATTAAGTCTTTCAATTTCATTGCATATGGATTTACATCATCAATTTCTACAGAAATCACACTAAATTTTTGTGATAATTTAAATAAAGCTGTTTTTAAAAATGAAATATAGTTTTTTCCTATTCCACCAACATATGTAATTATAGCTTCATCTTCTTCAATTTCTACCAACAAATAGTATCTTTCATTATTACTATAATAAACCATAGAAATGTCATAATCTACATTTTTAAATAGTATATCAATAGATTCATTAAAATCAAATTTTTTATTAAATGGATTAATATCTTCATGTATTTTTATATACTGTTCTAATACTAATAATTTAAATTCATTTATTTCTACTTTATTTAACGAGACTATTTCTAAAAAATTCCCTGCTATAATATCTGTATTACTAAATTCATATTCCCAACATCTTCTTTTTAACTTAAATCCCTGTTTATATAGAAATTTTATTGATGCAACATCATTTTCCATACAATTATATTGAAGTTGTTTTTTAGTGTGTTTTTTAATATATTCAAATAACTCAGTACCTATTCCTTTATTCCTATGATTTTCTCTCACTGATATTTTAATATAGTCATTATATGGATGATAAATATTTAAACCTAAAACTCCTATGGCAATTAAATTTTCAGATTTATCAAACCATACAAAACACTTTTTTATAGAATAAGGAAAATATCCTAATAATTCTTTATGTCTAAAATCAAAAGAATTTAAATTTAATTCAACCAACATGTATACTCCATAAATTTTATAATTTAATTTATTTTAACAATATTAAAGTATAAAATCAAGATCAAAGAATAGACTCTCTTAATACTTTTCACACTCTTTTCAAAGTATATTACCTTTACACAAATTGATAAATATTATATAATATTTTTAAATTGAAAGGAGCATTTATGATACATTTTCTATACGGCTTAAGTTCAATATCTATAAAGAAAAATGAACTAATAAATAGTACCGATAAAGAAGAAATAATATATTTTTCAGAAGAAAATATAGACCTATTTTGGAATGAGTTAAATTCTGGATCTCTTTTTTCAACTCCTACTTTATTAGTTCTTAAAAATGCAAACAAGGTAAAAAATACAAATGAATTTATTTCAAAATTAAATGAATTTGCATTTTCAGATAAGGATATAATAATAGATTTTGAAGCAAATAAAGAAAATAAGAAAATAAAAGAATTAGCTAATAACTTTAAGTTTTACGAAATTTTAAATGAAAAAGAAAATAGAAAAAACTATATAGAATATATAACAAGAAAATTAAATTGCAATAATGATGATGCAAGTTTTTTATTAGATGTCATAGGAGATAATTTTGAAAGTTTAAAAAATGAAACTGATAAAATAAATGTATTTTTAAATGGAGAAGAATATAGTTTTAAAAAAGTAGAAGATATAATTTCTAAAAATTCTAACTTTGTAATCTTCAATCTAACAGATGATATTTTAAGCAAAAGAAATATAAGTTTTCCAATAAAAGAACATCTGGGTGTTTTAGCAACATTATGTAATGATTTTGAAATACTTTATAAACTTAAATTATTTCCTAATCTTTCAAATAACTATAACACATTTAAAAATCAGATAAGTAAAATTGAATTACTTAAAAATTACTCACCTTACTATATTTTTAAGAAACTTCCTTATCTTAAAAATTTTAGTAAAGAGGATATATTAAAAATATTAGATAGAGCCTTTGACGTTGAAAACAATATTAAAAGTGGTATATCTCCACTTGAAGATACTATAGAAACTTTCATACTAGAAATCATTAATAGATAGGAGAAAATATATGGAAAAATTATTGAGAATTTCTAATCTAAATAAATCTTTTAAAGGAAGCAAAATAATTAAAGAATTAAATTTAGAAATAGAAAAAGGTAAAATAATAGGATTATTAGGTCCAAATGGTAGTGGAAAAACAACACTTTTAAAGATGCTGGCCGCTATTTCACAACCTAATTCTGGTGAAATTCTAATAAATGGATTAAAACCAGGAATAGAGACAAAAAAAATAGTAAGTTATCTTCCAGATTCAGAATTTATAGATTCTACTAAAACTATAAGGGAATACATAAATATATATTCAGAATTTTTTGAAGATTTTGATAAGGATAAAATGTACTTTCTTTTAAAAGAACTTGAATTATCAGATATACAAGAAATTGCAACACTTTCTAAAGGAATGAAAGAAAAATTCTACATCTCTCTACTTCTTTCAAGAAATGCAAAATTATTCATACTTGATGAACCTTTAGCTGCAGTTGATATTATTACTCGTGATTTTATTATAGATCTTATTAAAAAAATTAAAAGTCCAGAATCAAGTATAATAATAACTACTCACTTAATAGATGATATAGATAATTTATTTGATGAATTTTGTTTCCTAAGAGATGGTAAAGTAGATAAAATATATGATGCTGAAGAATTCAAAAAAGAAAATCCTAATTTATCTGTTTCAGATTTATATAAACAAATATTTTCAGAAAGTAAGGTGAATTAATATGTTTAAATATTTAAAACTAGAACTTAAAAATGGTTCTAAATTTATATTGCTATATGCCTTAATAAGGATATTTGGTCAGATACTAACAAATATGTTAAATAATTATGAAAATTTAGATATACGAATCATATCTATACTTGGAGTTCTTGCAGGAGCTTGTGGATTATCTGTTATAGTATTTAATTTTTATTCGGTATCATCTTTTAATAGATTATTAAAAAGTAAAAAATCATATTTTGATTTTTCTATACCTATTTCAGGTCAGGTTATAATATGGGCTAAATTTATAGTTCCGGTTGTATCTACAATAATAGTAGAAAATATTGCTGCTTTAATATCTACTATGTTTGAATTTAGAATAGATGTATTAGCTCTAACACTATTTTATACTATGACTATGGCATTATTATTTTTCTCTATAATACTAGCACACAAAATAGCTCCTAGATTTAAAGGATTATGGTTTTTAGTATATAGTATTCTATCAGTTATATTACTCATATTTGGAATACTTACAACTATTTTTTTACTTGATGAATTTATTTTAAATATATATTATGTATCATATTTTGTTTCTATTTTAGAAGCTATAATGACAATTATATGTATGTATATTTCTGGAAATATGTTAAACAAAATAGAATTAAACTAAACAAAAAATACAGCTTTCACTGTATTTTTTTATTATCCTAATCTTTGTCTTGCATCTGATGCTCTCTTAAGTGCTTCCCCTATATAGTTAATACATAACATTAATACTAGTATTAAGAATGATGCTGGCATCCATACCCACCATCTATCTGCAAGTACATCTGGTGCAGTTGCATAACTTATTAAAGTTCCAAGTGATGGTGTTGAAGGCGGAAGTCCGTATCCTAAGAACGTTAATCCAGTTTCTATACCTAAGTTTCCTGCAAAACTTAAAGTCATATCAACTATTATTATTGAAGATATGTTAGGAAGTAATTCTCTAAATATTATTTTAAAATCACTTGTCCCCATAGTCTTCGATGCGCTTATATAATCACGTCTAACTTCTGATAAAACTTTTCCACGAATTAATCTTGCTGTTCCTATCCAATAAAATATTGATAACATTAATATAAATGTTACAACATTATACTTAGGAACTATAGTTGCAAAAACTATAATTAATAATGTAGTTGGTAATACACTTATGAAATCTATAATTCTCATAGATATATCTTCTATCCATCCACCGTAATAAGATATTACTATACCTACTACTATACCTACTACTTCAGTAATAATAGTAACACAAACACCTATCATAATAGAGTTTCTTGCTCCTATTACTAATTGTCCTAATATACTACGTCCTCCATAATCAGCTCCAAGCCAATATCCTTCAAGAGGTGCTGCATATTTATCAAGCAATCTAACTTTCATAACCTCATTAACATCTAAAAAGAATGTTGCAGAAATAAATATTATTACTACAAGACTTACTAGTAAAGTGAAAGAAAAGAGTGCTATTTTATCTTTTTTAAATTCTCTTTTTATAATATTAAATGCTGATGGTACTTCATGTACATTTAATTCTTCTTTTTTAGTTTCCATTTCTTTCCTCCTTTACTCTATTCTTATTCTTGGATCTACTATAGTTAATATAATATCTGATAATAATGAACCAAGTAATGTCATAAATCCATAGAATAATATTAATGTAGTTATAATTGAATAATCTCTTGTTCCTATTGAAGACATAAATAATTGTCCCATTCCTGGATAATTAAATATTGTTTCAATAAATATAGATCCACTAAATAAACCTGTTATAGTATATCCTAAGAAAGCTGCTATAGGTAAAACAGAATTTCTAAATATATGTCTTGAATAAACTACTGATTCAGGTACACCTTTAGCTTTTGCAGTTTTAACATAATCTAAAGATTTTGAATCTATAATTTCACTTCTTAAGTATCTAATAACTCCTGTTGTTGCAAGTAATGCATAAGTTATTGAAGGTAATAATAAGTGATAAAATTTATTAATAGCGTAAGAAATTGTTCCAGGCACATACCCTATATCAACAGATCCTCCTGTTGGGAATAATCTTAATTTATATCCAAATAAATAAACCATTAAAAGTGATAAAATAAATGATGGCATTGCATAACTTATAAAGTTATATACAGTAACTATTTTATCAATTCTTGAACCGTTATATCTACCAGTTATAACCCCTAAAGGTAATGCAATTGAATACATTAAAGTAACTGAACATAATGATAAGAAGAATGTATTATATATTCTTTCTCCTATTATTGTAGTTACTGGTAATTTAAATGCATAACTCATTCCAAAATCCCCGTGGAAAGCTCTTGTTATCCAACGGAAATATTGAACATACATAGGATCATAAAATCCTGCTTGTTGTCTTAATCTTTCTATAGCTTCAGGCGGTGTTGTTGGACTTATTAAACCTGTAAAAGGATCTCCAGGCATTAATTTAGCTACAACGAATACTATAACACTTAATATAGCTAATTGAGGTATCATTAATATAGTTCTTCTTAAAACCGTTTTCCACATAATTATTTACCTCCCTTTCCTAAAGCTACAAAATGTTCTTCTTTACCTTCTATTTTTTCAAGATCAAAAACTCTTCCGTCTTTATCAAAG is from Pseudostreptobacillus hongkongensis and encodes:
- the atpA gene encoding F0F1 ATP synthase subunit alpha, yielding MKIKPEEISSIIRDEIENYKKRLDISTVGIVVEIGDGIARIYGLENAMAGELLTFSNGSTGMVLNLEENSVGAVILGETRGIKEGDIVKGTGNIAKVPAGEEMLGRVVNALGEPIDGKGGITPSKYMQVERVASGIIERKPVSVPMQTGIKSIDGMIPIGRGQRELIIGDRQTGKTAIAIDAIINQKNTGVYCIYVAIGQKRSTVAQIQRKLEESGAMEYTTIVAATASESAPLQYLAPYSGVAMAEYFMEQGKDVLIVYDDLSKHAVAYREMSLLLKRPPGREAYPGDVFYLHSRLLERAARLSDELGGGSITALPIIETQAGDISAYIPTNVISITDGQIFLETDLFNSGFRPAINAGLSVSRVGGSAQIKAMKQVAARVKMELAQYTELLAFAQFGSDLDKATRDQLNRGERIMEILKQKQYMPMPVEKQVVSFYVVTKGYVDDIDVEDILNFEEELLQSIESTSDILRKIANEKEITKEIDEELEDFIKTFKKDFVH
- the atpH gene encoding ATP synthase F1 subunit delta; the encoded protein is MDNISISKRYAEAIYEVASTNDKVFEIFEVLNLLLEHIKSDEDFKKFLTYPIIDKEEKKKLINKIYKDVKEKPLEILDYLIDKDRLLHIKEIYSEYSKIYYEKHKKLIVTATFPKELTEEQKNRLSDKLKKLKSRDVVIQYRVDENIIGGGIIRINDEVIDGSIKTQINNMKH
- the atpF gene encoding F0F1 ATP synthase subunit B, yielding MEQNNLITIDILMIVQIINFFILVYIFHKYFYKKIGKVIEERKKIALKDLELVKEERTKLEEQKQNYEKLRKEAKRRANDIIIKAERQADERREQIIDNATTTRDRMLMRAESDILKLRENIKEQLQREVSDMATELAEKIIKENISNDPSMVDKSIDKFIDEVGE
- the atpE gene encoding ATP synthase F0 subunit C produces the protein MDASIIKAAALLGAGIAACGGIGAGLGQGLATAAAVEAVARQPEAKTDIMSTLFIGCAVTESTGIFALIIALILALIKS
- a CDS encoding F0F1 ATP synthase subunit A, producing the protein MHRKIGFLGWIGIIFLMGLIVNLFLGLISTFLPVVFAKPEGIIEAPEVFFSIPLGHYVLNINQTILNTWVIMLVIIVILILGTRNLSIENPGFFQLVLEEYYNFINNQFLEGYGKFKGKFMAFFSAMFSMILLLNISMFLFPFVVMWKHTKEGLLIKPFFRTATADMNTTVGIALVVFVMFIGAAIYRMGVMGLIKELCEPFVFMFPINVIGEFAKPINISMRLFGNMFAGLVIMSLVYGLVMPNVLPTITGNLIKGSLSFAVGWPNILQVYLDFFIGILQAFVFTVLSSVYIKQMLIGEEEEE
- a CDS encoding ATP synthase subunit I, whose amino-acid sequence is MEFEIKKIIKINLIIAIILILIAFFFNSSTIAFLAFGIIVSILANILLVYAVYKVVYQKAGKGSMFIDYSKRYVLYILSLYFVYKLSKRYFEAETLKNVLACSLGFFAIQISLYIEQYFKNRVSSEGR
- a CDS encoding GNAT family N-acetyltransferase, which encodes MLVELNLNSFDFRHKELLGYFPYSIKKCFVWFDKSENLIAIGVLGLNIYHPYNDYIKISVRENHRNKGIGTELFEYIKKHTKKQLQYNCMENDVASIKFLYKQGFKLKRRCWEYEFSNTDIIAGNFLEIVSLNKVEINEFKLLVLEQYIKIHEDINPFNKKFDFNESIDILFKNVDYDISMVYYSNNERYYLLVEIEEDEAIITYVGGIGKNYISFLKTALFKLSQKFSVISVEIDDVNPYAMKLKDLILLKEPMSYNTYIK
- the holA gene encoding DNA polymerase III subunit delta, translating into MIHFLYGLSSISIKKNELINSTDKEEIIYFSEENIDLFWNELNSGSLFSTPTLLVLKNANKVKNTNEFISKLNEFAFSDKDIIIDFEANKENKKIKELANNFKFYEILNEKENRKNYIEYITRKLNCNNDDASFLLDVIGDNFESLKNETDKINVFLNGEEYSFKKVEDIISKNSNFVIFNLTDDILSKRNISFPIKEHLGVLATLCNDFEILYKLKLFPNLSNNYNTFKNQISKIELLKNYSPYYIFKKLPYLKNFSKEDILKILDRAFDVENNIKSGISPLEDTIETFILEIINR
- a CDS encoding ABC transporter ATP-binding protein, encoding MEKLLRISNLNKSFKGSKIIKELNLEIEKGKIIGLLGPNGSGKTTLLKMLAAISQPNSGEILINGLKPGIETKKIVSYLPDSEFIDSTKTIREYINIYSEFFEDFDKDKMYFLLKELELSDIQEIATLSKGMKEKFYISLLLSRNAKLFILDEPLAAVDIITRDFIIDLIKKIKSPESSIIITTHLIDDIDNLFDEFCFLRDGKVDKIYDAEEFKKENPNLSVSDLYKQIFSESKVN
- a CDS encoding ABC transporter permease, coding for METKKEELNVHEVPSAFNIIKREFKKDKIALFSFTLLVSLVVIIFISATFFLDVNEVMKVRLLDKYAAPLEGYWLGADYGGRSILGQLVIGARNSIMIGVCVTIITEVVGIVVGIVISYYGGWIEDISMRIIDFISVLPTTLLIIVFATIVPKYNVVTFILMLSIFYWIGTARLIRGKVLSEVRRDYISASKTMGTSDFKIIFRELLPNISSIIIVDMTLSFAGNLGIETGLTFLGYGLPPSTPSLGTLISYATAPDVLADRWWVWMPASFLILVLMLCINYIGEALKRASDARQRLG
- the opp4B gene encoding oligopeptide ABC transporter permease, producing MWKTVLRRTILMIPQLAILSVIVFVVAKLMPGDPFTGLISPTTPPEAIERLRQQAGFYDPMYVQYFRWITRAFHGDFGMSYAFKLPVTTIIGERIYNTFFLSLCSVTLMYSIALPLGVITGRYNGSRIDKIVTVYNFISYAMPSFILSLLMVYLFGYKLRLFPTGGSVDIGYVPGTISYAINKFYHLLLPSITYALLATTGVIRYLRSEIIDSKSLDYVKTAKAKGVPESVVYSRHIFRNSVLPIAAFLGYTITGLFSGSIFIETIFNYPGMGQLFMSSIGTRDYSIITTLILFYGFMTLLGSLLSDIILTIVDPRIRIE